From the genome of Anopheles moucheti chromosome 3, idAnoMoucSN_F20_07, whole genome shotgun sequence, one region includes:
- the LOC128304508 gene encoding uncharacterized protein LOC128304508, producing MLSFRSVYDEATRTWYGPTVKPLFNPETSLGQIMFDVLNRSPDRVIQQDMDTGRSLTYAEFQTRWIRFAQNLASIGVRKGDMVTLVNANSENLAPLACALLAIGVPFNPLAPSFNEDDMANMLQTTNPKFVFCDADNYEVVRRALLRVVANEDQLPPIYVFECSRSDVKHAEDLLKETGREKSFVAPYLGDSSKTLAVILCSSGTSGVHKGVKMTHSTLIRQTMLFRFSPIPSVHFSFSAIYWLTGFNAMVNPFFDGGYRVITRNPFNEQQFFDAIEKYRANVVFTPPAYAYSVLKHPRSKTVNFGSIVHWVVGGSPIPEQLRDRIDELLTPTGGRSVNVFGSSEVGIVAVDLIKRKPGTVGPLMPNVQVRIIDEDGNRLSVGEQGELLMKAEEDVNSYYGNEEASKNAIDSDGFFRSGDVGYMDEEGFLSLIDRKKDIFKYRNFHVSPSDLEAIILRIDGVQNVCVVGVPDADGATDLPAAAIVRHTGAVLDATQVRTIVDGQVSDFKRLRGGVHFIEELPKTESGKVLRRKVTEMIAHLNQHPQHDMVDRL from the exons ATGTTGAGCTTCCGTTCGGTGTATGATGAGGCTACTCGGACATGGTACGGTCCGACAGTGAAACCTCTGTTCAACCCGGAAACTAGTTTGGGACAAATCATGTTCGATGTTCTCAACCGCTCTCCAGACCGTGTGATACAACAGGACATGGATACTGGGCGATCCTTGACGTACGCAGAGTTTCAAACGAGATGGATCCGTTTCGCCCAGAACCTTGCTTCGATCGGTGTCCGCAAGGGAGACATGGTGACGCTGGTTAATGCGAACAGCGAAAACCTAGCTCCTTTAGCATGTGCGTTGTTAGCGATTGGAGTGCCGTTCAATCCACTAGCACCCAGTTTCAACGAAGACGATATGGCAAACATGCTGCAAACAACGAACCCgaagtttgtgttttgtgacgCTGACAACTATGAAGTAGTTCGAAGGGCTTTATTGCGAGTGGTAGCCAACGAGGATCAACTGCCACCAATCTACGTGTTCGAATGTTCCCGCAGTGATGTAAAACATGCCGAAGATTTACTCAAGGAGACAGGACGGGAGAAGTCTTTCGT GGCTCCATACCTTGGGGATTCTAGTAAAACGTTGGCCGTTATACTATGCTCCTCGGGAACATCCGGTGTACATAAGGGTGTTAAAATGACTCACAGTACATTGATTCGCCAGACAATGTTATTCCGCTTTTCGCCAATCCCGTCGGTTCATTTTAGCTTCAGCGCCATCTACTGGCTGACCGGGTTTAATGCCATGGTGAACCCATTTTTCGACGGAGGGTACAGAGTCATCACGCGCAATCCATTCAACGAACAACAGTTCTTTGATGCCATTGAAAAGTATCGTGCCAATGTTGTCTTCACACCTCCGGCATATGCCTACTCAGTTTTAAAACATCCACGATCAAAAACGGTTAATTTCGGTTCAATTGTCCATTGGGTCGTCGGAGGCAGTCCCATTCCGGAGCAGTTACGTGATCGAATTGATGAACTGCTCACACCGACTGGCGGCCGTTCGGTGAACGTATTTGGATCCTCCGAAGTAGGTATCGTTGCGGTGGATTTGATAAAACGAAAACCGGGCACAGTCGGCCCGCTGATGCCCAACGTCCAGGTTCGTATTATAGACGAGGATGGCAATCGATTGAGCGTCGGAGAACAAGGCGAGCTGTTGAtgaaagcagaagaagatgTCAACAGCTACTATGGCAATGAAGAGGCATCGAAAAATGCAATAGATTCGGATGGATTCTTCCGGTCCGGTGATGTTGGGTACATGGACGAGGAAGGTTTCCTGAGTCTGATTGACCGAAAGAAGGACATCTTCAAGTATCGTAACTTCCACGTGTCACCATCGGACCTGGAAGCGATTATTCTTCGCATTGACGGTGTGCAGAATGTTTGCGTGGTGGGAGTTCCGGATGCTGACGGTGCGACAGACCTACCGGCGGCCGCCATTGTCCGGCACACGGGCGCCGTTCTAGACGCCACACAGGTGCGCACGATCGTTGATGGACAGGTGTCCGACTTTAAGCGATTGCGCGGTGGCGTTCACTTTATCGAGGAACTCCCAAAAACCGAGAGCGGTAAGGTGCTGCGTCGGAAGGTCACCGAGATGATAGCGCACCTGAATCAGCATCCCCAGCACGATATGGTTGACAGGTTGTAA
- the LOC128304509 gene encoding probable 4-coumarate--CoA ligase 2 has translation MLNYRSVYDEATRTWYGPTVKPLFNSETSLGQIMFDVLNRSPDRVIQQDMDTGRSLTYAEFQTRWIRFAQNLASIGVRKGDMVTLVNANSENLAPLACALLAIGVPFNPLAPSFNEDDMANMLQTTNPKFVFCDADNYEVVRRALLRVVANEDQLPPIYVFECSRSDVKHAEDLLKETGREKSFVAPYLGDSSKTLAVILCSSGTSGVHKGVKLRHSTFIRQTTFHRFSSIPVVNFSFSAIYWLTGFNAMVNAFFNGGYRVITRNPFNEQQFFDAIEKYRANVVFTPPAQANAVLAHPRSKTVDFSSIRSWVVGGSPIPEQLRDRIDELLAPTGGRSLNVFGSSEVGGIALDWMKRKPGTVGPLMPNVKVRIVDEDGNRLGVGEHGEILIKGVEDFGGYYGNEEASKNAIDSDGFFRSGDVGYMDEEGFLSLIDRKKDIFKYRNFHVSPSDLETIILRIDGVQNVCVVGVPDADGATDLPAAAIVRHTGAVLDATQVRTIVDGQVSDFKRLRGGVHFIEELPKTESGKVLRRKVTEMIAHLNQHPQHDTADGV, from the exons ATGTTGAACTACCGTTCGGTGTATGATGAGGCTACTCGGACATGGTACGGTCCGACAGTGAAACCTCTGTTCAACTCGGAAACTAGTTTGGGACAAATCATGTTCGATGTTCTCAACCGCTCTCCAGACCGTGTGATACAACAGGACATGGATACTGGGCGATCCTTGACGTACGCAGAGTTTCAAACGAGATGGATCCGTTTCGCCCAGAACCTTGCTTCGATCGGTGTCCGCAAGGGAGACATGGTGACGCTGGTTAATGCGAACAGCGAAAACCTAGCTCCTTTAGCATGTGCGTTGTTAGCGATTGGAGTGCCGTTCAATCCACTAGCACCCAGTTTCAACGAAGACGATATGGCAAACATGCTGCAAACAACGAACCCgaagtttgtgttttgtgacgCTGACAACTATGAAGTAGTTCGAAGGGCTTTATTGCGAGTGGTAGCCAACGAGGATCAACTGCCACCAATCTACGTGTTCGAATGTTCCCGCAGTGATGTGAAACATGCCGAAGATTTACTCAAGGAGACAGGACGGGAGAAATCTTTCGT GGCTCCATACCTTGGGGATTCTAGTAAAACGTTGGCCGTTATACTATGCTCCTCGGGAACATCCGGTGTACATAAGGGTGTAAAACTGCGTCATAGTACATTCATTCGCCAGACAACGTTCCACCGCTTTTCGTCAATCCCAGTAGTTAATTTTAGCTTCAGCGCCATCTACTGGCTAACCGGGTTTAATGCCATGGTAAACGCTTTCTTCAACGGAGGATACAGAGTCATCACGCGCAATCCATTCAACGAACAGCAATTCTTTGATGCCATTGAAAAGTATCGTGCCAATGTTGTCTTCACACCTCCGGCTCAAGCCAACGCAGTTTTAGCCCATCCACGATCAAAAACAGTTGATTTCAGTTCAATTCGCAGTTGGGTCGTCGGAGGCAGTCCCATTCCGGAGCAGTTACGTGATCGAATTGATGAACTACTCGCACCGACTGGCGGCCGTTCGCTGAATGTATTTGGATCCTCCGAGGTAGGTGGCATTGCATTGGATTGGATGAAGCGAAAACCGGGCACAGTCGGCCCGCTGATGCCCAACGTCAAGGTTCGTATTGTGGACGAGGACGGCAATCGATTGGGCGTCGGAGAACATGGcgaaatattaataaaaggGGTGGAAGATTTTGGCGGCTACTATGGCAATGAAGAGGCATCGAAAAATGCAATAGATTCGGATGGATTCTTCCGGTCCGGTGATGTTGGGTACATGGACGAGGAAGGTTTCCTGAGTCTGATTGACCGAAAGAAGGACATCTTCAAGTATCGTAACTTCCACGTGTCACCATCGGACCTGGAAACGATTATTCTTCGCATTGACGGTGTGCAGAATGTTTGCGTGGTGGGAGTTCCGGATGCTGACGGTGCGACAGACCTACCGGCGGCCGCCATTGTCCGACACACGGGCGCCGTTCTAGACGCCACACAGGTGCGTACGATCGTTGATGGACAGGTGTCCGACTTTAAGCGATTGCGTGGTGGCGTTCACTTTATCGAGGAACTCCCAAAAACCGAGAGCGGTAAGGTGCTGCGTCGGAAGGTCACCGAGATGATAGCGCACCTGAATCAGCATCCCCAGCATGATACGGCTGACGGGGTGTAA
- the LOC128304605 gene encoding uncharacterized protein LOC128304605 codes for MALCTYDEQSRTWYGIQKVPIYNPKANVGEILNHILARTPDRIIQIDMDTDNRMSCTEFRTRMIRFVQNLTDAGLRKGDIVAMANGNSENVAPLACALMTIGAPFNPLAPGFNEADMAHMLRLTEPKMIFCDDSNFEVVCKAARAVFDNERPIYVFESSRTNVKHAEDLLKSTGREEEFVPPHPGDSQELLSMILCSSGTTGPPKGVCVTHAQTIAAIGSNPVAKPMIVFNFSPLYWGTGIYTLLSTFSSASIRLITRRPFSEETFFEAVEKYRVNFVFMPPSYASQVVRHERVTQVDFSSLRMLSLGGCYVSDALRDKLDVLLPNGRTYNSVGTSEIGWVSADFGKRKPGSVGTPAVNIAIKIVDDAGNDLGVGEKGQVLIKGAEPFIGYYKNEEATRATLEERGFARSGDVGYFDEEGYLYLIDREKDIFKYRNFHVSPSDLEAIIAQIEGVLEVCVVGIPADAERTTELPTAAIVREAGSTLSANQVIDIVERQVSDFKRLRGGVYFMDQLPKTQSGKILRRTVLEKVLSLVEGSNVEA; via the exons ATGGCATTGTGTACGTACGACGAACAGAGTCGCACCTGGTACGGCATCCAAAAGGTGCCGATCTACAACCCAAAAGCGAACGTTGGTGAGATCCTCAACCATATCCTGGCTCGCACACCCGATCGGATTATCCAGATCGATATGGATACAGATAATCGGATGAGTTGTACCGAGTTCCGGACGCGAATGATTCGTTTCGTGCAAAACTTAACGGATGCCGGTCTGCGCAAGGGTGACATCGTGGCGATGGCAAACGGAAACAGTGAGAATGTGGCTCCGTTGGCATGCGCGCTGATGACAATCGGAGCACCCTTTAATCCGTTAGCACCGGGGTTCAACGAGGCGGATATGGCACACATGTTGCGGCTTACGGAACCGAAAATGATATTCTGTGACGATAGCAATTTCGAGGTAGTTTGCAAAGCCGCCCGTGCAGTATTTGACAACGAGCGACCAATCTATGTGTTTGAGAGCTCTCGAACTAACGTGAAACATGCGGAAGATCTGCTTAAATCAACTGGCCGGGAGGAGGAGTTTGT ACCACCACATCCGGGCGATTCGCAGGAGCTGCTATCGATGATACTTTGCTCGTCAGGCACTACTGGACCACCGAAAGGTGTTTGCGTGACGCACGCACAGACGATCGCCGCGATTGGTTCCAATCCCGTGGCAAAACCAATGATAGTGTTCAACTTCAGTCCACTATACTGGGGCACCGGCATTTACACGCTGCTCAGTACGTTCTCAAGCGCTTCAATACGCCTGATCACGCGCCGCCCATTCTCGGAGGAAACATTCTTCGAAGCAGTGGAGAAGTACCGAGTCAACTTTGTGTTCATGCCACCGTCGTACGCCAGTCAGGTCGTACGCCATGAGCGTGTAACACAGGTGGACTTCTCCAGCCTACGGATGCTATCGTTGGGTGGATGCTACGTTTCGGATGCACTGCGCGATAAGCTCGACGTACTGCTACCAAATGGACGAACGTATAATTCGGTTGGTACTTCGGAAATTGGATGGGTCTCCGCTGATTTCGGCAAACGGAAGCCAGGCTCGGTCGGAACGCCGGCAGTCAATATAGCCATAAAGATTGTGGACGATGCAGGTAACGATTTGGGGGTCGGTGAGAAGGGACAGGTATTGATTAAAGGAGCCGAACCGTTTATTGGGTACTATAAAAATGAAGAGGCCACGCGGGCGACACTCGAAGAACGGGGATTTGCACGCTCTGGCGATGTGGGTTACTTCGATGAGGAAGGATATTTGTACCTCATCGATCGGGAGAAGGACATCTTCAAGTATCGTAACTTCCACGTATCACCATCCGATTTGGAAGCGATTATAGCCCAAATTGAGGGTGTTTTGGAGGTTTGTGTCGTTGGTATTCCAGCGGACGCTGAACGTACGACCGAGCTACCAACAGCAGCTATCGTACGTGAAGCTGGCAGCACTCTCAGTGCCAACCAGGTGATTGATATTGTCGAACGGCAGGTTTCCGACTTTAAACGACTCCGAGGTGGCGTTTATTTTATGGATCAGCTGCCGAAAACACAGAGCGGAAAAATCTTGCGTCGTACGGTTTTAGAGAAGGTGTTAAGTTTGGTGGAGGGCAGCAATGTAGAGGCTTAA